CTTGTTGCGCTTGTTGCGGTTGTGCTACTTCCATAGCATCACCATCCGCTTCAACAAATGCCGCCAATAGGCGCTTGATCCATTTAGCCGTTAAGTCATAACGTCCAGGATGCGCCAACACCGCTTGGCCTCCTGCGGCATGAATCGCTGTCACTGCTTCACTCATGGTGCACCAGTTCGGCGGAACATAGCCCGGATTGCCGCGAGTCAGGTATTTCTTAAAAACCAGTGGTAGCGTTTTGGCATAGCCATTTTCAACTAGCCATTTAGCGAAATGGGCACGAGTGATCGGTGCATCGCCCGCAATCTCGCGCACTTCTTCATACACACCCTCTCGGGTCGCTTTGGCTAAACGACTCGCAATCAGCTCAGCACGAGCATCACGTCTTTTTTGCTGCGCTTCTATCAAAGACAGTAATTCTGGATTATTGCCATCGACATTCAAACCAACAATATGGATATCTTTGTTTTCCCATACGGTTGAAATCTCGATGCCATCAATAATTTTGAGTTTGAATTCATTGGCTGCCACATACTGCTTGGCTGGCTCTAAGCCTGCTAACGTATCGTGGTCAGTAATCGCTAATACATCGAGATCAAAACTTAAAGCACGGTCAACCAGCTCTTGTGGACTCAACCTTCCATCGGAGGCTGTCGTATGGCTGTGTAGATCTATTCGCATATTTTTTTCTTAGGGGTTGACAGTGAACAAAAATACTAGTTAACTAGTACGCAAATACAAGTTCATTAGTGAGATGCACTATGTTACAAGAATTTAACCCAAAGCAAAAAACAAATGTCGCGTTGACATCGCCTAAGCGCGATACGTCAGAGCTGGCTTGGTGGCGCACTTGGACAAGTTCTTGGTGGGCTAACGTGTATTTCTGATTTATCGCTAAAGAATAAATCAAACAGATTCGCAAAGCCCGCTCTACCAAGCGGGCTTTTTTATTGTTACGTAAACAACCCTTATTCGATTAAAAATAAAGCAATTAGCGAGCGGGTGATTGGGTCGGAGGACGCTTTATGCGAGACTATGTAACAGAAAGGAAACTTAATTTTAAACAAGGAGGTCTTGTGAACAAGGCCATCACGTTAAGCCAAGTGGCAGAGATCAACGTACTGCATGCTCAAATGCCATACAGCGAAGATCCAACCCAGCTATTCCATACTTTGTGCGAACATAAAACCGACAGCTTGTTGCTTGAATCAGCGGAAATCGATTCGAAGCAAAATCTAAAAAGCTTAATGATTGTCGATTCAGCGCTGCGCATCGTTTGTTTAGAGCATACCGTTACCATGACTGCGCTGACCAACAACGGCCAGGCGCTGCTAAAACATGTAGTGGCAAATATTGCCGACACCATCGAGTATGACTACCAGTCAGATTGCCTGACTCTGCACTTTACCGCGCCTTGCGATACCCTAGATGAAGATTCTCGCCTACGTGAAGCCTCATCATTTGACGCGCTACGTTTAATTCAACACAGTTTTAATCATCAGCCACACGGCAAACACTCGCTGTTTATTGGTGGTCTATTTGCCTACGATTTAGTGGCTAACTTTGAACCACTTGGCAACGCATCAAGCAGCAATCAATGTCCTGATTACGTGTTTTATGTTGCCGAAACGCTACTGATTGTTGACCATCAAACGCAGAGCTGCTTGTTGCAAGCGACCAGCTTTGATGCCAAAGCAGATGCTGCAGAACTTGAACTGCGTATGCGTGCCATTGAAGCCGCTTGCCAAGCGCCAAGCTCACTACCACCAGCAGTTCAATTAGACGATGTAACGGTTAAAACCAATATTGCCGACGATGAGTTTTGCCAAATCGTCTCGGATTTAAAACCGTTCGTGGTCAAAGGTGATGTATTCCAAGTCGTACCTTCTCGTCGTTTTACTTTACCTTGCCCATCTCCACTGGCCGCTTACAAGGCTCTTAAACAAAGCAATCCAAGCCCTTACATGTTCTACATGCAAGATGAGCTATTTACCTTATTTGGCGCTTCACCAGAAAGTGCCCTTAAATACGAGACCGACACTAACCAAGTTGAAATCTACCCAATTGCGGGTACGCGCCGTCGCGGTAAATACGCCGATGGCAGCATTGATTTCGATTTGGATAGTCGTATTGAGCTTGAACTGCGCACTGACGGGAAAGAAAACGCTGAGCATATGATGCTAGTCGACCTCGCGCGTAACGACGTCGCCCGTATCAGTACCGCTGGCACTCGTCACGTTGCCGATTTACTCAAAGTTGATCGCTACAGCCACGTGATGCATTTAGTCTCTCGCGTTGTCGGACAATTGCGTGATGACCTCGATGCCCTGCATGCATACCAAGCCTGTATGAACATGGGCACACTGACTGGTGCACCAAAAATTCGCGCCATGCAACTGATTCGCGATGTTGAAAAAGCACGCCGTGGCAGTTACGGCGGTGCAGTTGGCTACCTTACCGGAGAAGGTACTCTAGATACTTGTATCGTGATTCGCTCAGCCTACGTTGAGAATGGCATTGCCCAAGTTCAGGCTGGAGCAGGTGTCGTTTACGACTCCGACCCACAAGCCGAAGCCGATGAAACTCGTGGTAAAGCGCAAGCCGTTATTACTGCGATTCAAACCGCGCACCAAGCGAAGTAAGGAGAGCAAACATGGCGAACATTATTTTCATCGATAACTTTGACTCTTTTACTTACAACCTTGTGGATCAATTTCGTTCCCTTGGCCATGACGTCACGATTTATCGTAACCACATTGCTGCGGCGCAAATAGAACAAGCGGTACTTAAACTCGATAATCCTGTGGTGCTGCTCTCTCCAGGGCCAGGTGCGCCAGCCGACGCAGGTTGCATGCCAGAGTTAATTCAACGCCTTAAAGGTAAAGTGCCAATGATCGGCATTTGTCTTGGTCATCAAGCCATTGTTGAAGCCTACGGCGGCGTTGTTGCGGGCGCAGGCAATATTGTCCATGGCAAAGTATCAATGATGGCGCACCAAAACCACACTATCTATCAATCACTGCCCTCTCCACTTGCTATTGCTCGTTACCACTCTCTTGTGGCAGTCACAGTGCCGGAAAGCCTAACCGTCACCGCCGAAGTCGATGGTTTGGTGATGTCAGTAGTTCAAGAACAAGACAAAGTGTGTGGCTTTCAATTTCACCCAGAGTCAATCATGACCACCTATGGCGCCACCTTGTTGGCAAATGCCATCGACTGGGCTCTAGAGAGAAAAAACGGATAAAGGAAATCATCATGGAACAGATCATTAATAAACTCTTTGACCAGCAGTCACTGACAGAAACAGAAAGTCAGCAGCTCTTTGATACCATTATCCGCGGTGAACTGGATCCAGTACTAATGGCGTCGGTGTTAACAGCACTAAAAATCAAAGGCGAAACTCCAACGGAAATCGCAGGGGCAGCGAAAGCATTGCTTGATAATGCCAAACCGTTTCCACGACCTGATTATGATTTCGCTGATATCGTGGGCACGGGTGGTGACGGGCATGACACCATCAATATTTCGACTACTGCGGCTTTTGTTGCTGCGGCATGTGGTTTAAAAGTAGCGAAACACGGTAACCGCAGCGTTTCCAGCCAATCGGGTTCATCAGACTTACTTGATTCATTTGGTATTAACCTAGCGATGAGTGCCGACGACACTCGAGAAGCGGTGGATGATTTGGGTGTGGCCTTTTTGTTTGCGCCGCAATACCACGGTGGTGTACGCCATGCAATGCCTGTGCGCCAGACACTGAAAACCCGCACAATTTTTAATATTCTTGGCCCGCTGATTAACCCTGCTCGTCCTAATATCGAGTTGATGGGGGTATATAGTGAAGAGCTTGTACGCCCAATTGCAGAAACCATGTTGAAAATGAACATGAAGCGTGCTGCGGTCGTTCATGGCAGTGGTTTGGATGAGGTAGCGATTCACGGTACGACAACGGTCGCAGAAATCAAAGATGGCGAAATCCATGAATACACATTAACCCCTGAAGACTTTGGTGTAGAGCGTTACCCATTAGAAGCCATTAAAGGCGGCGATCCAGAAGAGAATAAAGCCATCATCACCAATATTCTGACAGGTAACGGGACTGAGGCGCAGCTTGGCGCTGTGGCGGTGAACGTGGCGCTATTGATGCGTTTGTTTGGTCATGAGGATCTCAAAGCCAATACGCAGCGTGCACTGCATGCGATGAACTCAGGTAAAGCATTTAAACTGGTTGAGCAACTGGCCGAACGTGGTTAAGGAATCATTATGACATTGGCATCCGATAAGCTCTCACAACACGTATCCAAACAAGAAGCACAAATGGCAGAAGTGTTAGCGAAAATTGTACGTGACAAATATTCATGGGTGGAAGCTCGCAAACAAACTCAGCCGCTAAGCGAGTTTCAAGAGCAGCTTGAGCCATCGGATAGAAGTTTTTATCAAGCGTTGAGGTCAGGTAAAACCGCATTTATCCTCGAATGTAAAAAAGCCTCACCATCAAAAGGCTTGATTCGTGACGTTTTTGATCTCGATTACATCGCCTCAACCTATGATCGCCATGCCGATGCGATCTCGGTATTAACCGATGAAAAGTATTTTCAAGGCAACTTTGAGTTTTTACCTCAAGTGCGCAGCAAAGCCCACCAGCCTATTTTGTGTAAAGACTTTATGGTTGATAGCTACCAAGTGTACTTGGCACGCCACTACCAAGCTGATGCGATTTTGCTGATGTTGTCGGTACTTAATGATGACCAATATCGTGAACTTGCCGATGTCGCGCATTCACTGAACATGGGGATTCTCACTGAAGTCAGTAACGAGCAAGAACTACATCGTGCAGTCAACCTAGGGGCACAAGTGATCGGCATCAATAACCGTAACCTGCGCGATCTTTCAACCGATCTTAATCGTACCAAAGCGCTTGCTCCGACCATTCGTCAACTTGCGCCTGATGCGGTGGTGATTTCAGAATCAGGCATCTATACCCACCAGCAAGTACGAGAACTCACGCAGTTTGCCGATGGTTTCCTGATCGGCAGTTCATTAATGGCTGAAGACGACCTTGAGCTAGCGGTACGAAAGGTCATTTTGGGACAAAACAAAGTGTGTGGCTTAACATCAGCAGAAGACGCAGCCAAAGCTTATCAAGCTGGTGCTGTATTTGGTGGTTTGATTTTTGTTGATGCTTCCAAGCGATATGTTAGCCCGGAAACAGCCCGCACGGTGATGAGTGGTGCACCTTTAAACTATGTCGGCGTATTTCAAAATCATCCGGTTGAGATCGTGGCAGAGATTGCCTGCCAACTTAATATATTTGCTGTGCAGCTGCACGGCAATGAATCGCAAGAATATGTCGAAGTGCTGCGCACTCAACTACCGGCCGAGATCGAGATTTGGAAAGCTTACGGCGTGAGCGATCAATCTGTTCAACGTATTCCCCGCCATATCGAACGCCATTTATTAGATGCACAAGTCGGCACTCAAAGTGGCGGTACCGGACAGATTTTTGATTGGGCTCTAATTGGATGTCCAAAAGAAGTGATGCTGGCTGGTGGTTTATCAGCAGACAATGCCCAACAAGCAAGTCAATTGGGTTGTTTAGGTTTGATCTCAATTCTGGCGTCGAAAACGCACCAGGCGAAAAAGATTTAGTTAAATTGCAGCAAGCGTTTGCTGCAATTAGAAAATATTAAGGAAGGAAGCAATGGCGAAGTTGAATGCCTATTTTGGCGAATATGGCGGTCAATACGTACCGCAAATATTAGTCCCTGCGCTAGACCAACTAGAGCAAGCGTTTATTGATGCGCAAGAAGACCCTGAATTTCGTAGTGAATTTATGTCACTACTGCAAGAATATGCCGGCCGTCCGACTGCACTAACACTCACTCGAAACTTAACCGCAGGTACCAAAACCAAGTTGTACCTAAAACGTGAAGATTTGCTTCATGGTGGCGCACACAAAACCAACCAAGTATTGGGACAAGCACTTCTAGCAAAACGCATGGGCAAAAATGAAATCATCGCGGAAACAGGCGCTGGCCAGCATGGTGTGGCAACCGCTCTCGCGTGTGCACTGCTTGGCCTAAAATGCCGCGTTTACATGGGTGCGAAAGACGTTGAACGTCAAAGTCCAAACGTATTTCGTATGAAGCTAATGGGCGCAGAAGTCATTCCAGTTCATTCGGGTTCCGCCACACTAAAAGATGCGTGTAACGAAGCTCTACGCGACTGGTCAGGCAGCTACGAGACCGCGCACTATCTGTTAGGTACCGCAGCGGGTCCTCACCCATTCCCAACCATAGTGCGTGAATTCCAGCACATCATCGGTGAGGAGACTAAGAATCAGATCTTAGCTCGTGAAGGTCGTCTTCCCGATGCGGTGATTGCTTGTGTTGGTGGCGGTTCAAACGCTATCGGTATGTTTGCTGATTTTATTGACGAAGAGAGCGTGCGCTTAATTGGTGTGGAGCCTGCAGGTAAAGGTATTGATACTGACCAACACGGAGCGCCACTGAAGCACGGAAAAACCGGTATTTTCTTCGGTATGAAAGCGCCATTAATGCAAGACCCTAACGGCCAAGTGGAAGAGTCCTACTCGGTTTCTGCCGGTCTCGACTTCCCTTCTGTGGGCCCACAGCATGCTTATCTCAATGCAATTGGTCGCGCTGAATACGATAACGTCACCGATGATGAAGCGCTGGATGCCTTCCAAGAGCTCGCTCGCAGTGAAGGGATTATTCCTGCTTTGGAATCAGCGCACGCATTAGCGCACGCGCTACGCATGGCTCGTTCAAACCCAGAGAAAGAACAGCTGTTAGTCGTTAACTTATCCGGCCGTGGTGATAAAGATATCTTTACCGTACACGCAATTTTGCAAGAAAAGGGAGTGTTCTAATGAATCGTTATCAGTTGATGTTCGAACGCTTGGCAGCAAAAAAGCAAGGGGCATTCGTACCGTTTGTTACCGTGTGTGACCCAAACCCAGAACAATCGCTTGAGATCATGCGTACACTAGCCAATTCAGGTGCCGATGCACTTGAGCTAGGCATTCCGTTCTCTGATCCGTTGGCTGACGGCCCAACCATTCAAGGTGCGAATATTCGCGCATTAGAATCTGGCGCCACACCCGATATCTGCTTTGAACTAATCAGCAAAATTCGCGCAGAGTATCCAGATTTACCAATTGGCCTTCTAATGTACGCTAACTTGGTATTCTCGCGTGGTGTTGAAAACTTTTATCAACGCTGCGCAGATGCTGGTGTCGATTCAGTATTGATTGCGGATGTCCCAACCAATGAAAGTGCTGAGTTTGTTACGGCAGCCAAAAAATACGGGATTCATCCAATATTTATCGCTCCACCAACGGCAAGTGATGAAACGCTACAATCTGTCGCTGAACTCGGCAGTGGCTATACTTACTTACTATCGCGTGCGGGTGTTACCGGAGCAGAAACCAAAGCCAACATGCCTGTTAATCATATGTTAGAGCGTCTCAATCAATATGATGCCCCACCCGCTTTGCTT
Above is a window of Vibrio taketomensis DNA encoding:
- the rnm gene encoding RNase RNM; this translates as MRIDLHSHTTASDGRLSPQELVDRALSFDLDVLAITDHDTLAGLEPAKQYVAANEFKLKIIDGIEISTVWENKDIHIVGLNVDGNNPELLSLIEAQQKRRDARAELIASRLAKATREGVYEEVREIAGDAPITRAHFAKWLVENGYAKTLPLVFKKYLTRGNPGYVPPNWCTMSEAVTAIHAAGGQAVLAHPGRYDLTAKWIKRLLAAFVEADGDAMEVAQPQQAQQERRNLADYAIQYNLLASQGSDFHYPSPWMELGRNLWLPSGVEPVWKDWGIEPTVFNTSES
- a CDS encoding Trp operon leader peptide, which encodes MLQEFNPKQKTNVALTSPKRDTSELAWWRTWTSSWWANVYF
- a CDS encoding anthranilate synthase component 1 — encoded protein: MNKAITLSQVAEINVLHAQMPYSEDPTQLFHTLCEHKTDSLLLESAEIDSKQNLKSLMIVDSALRIVCLEHTVTMTALTNNGQALLKHVVANIADTIEYDYQSDCLTLHFTAPCDTLDEDSRLREASSFDALRLIQHSFNHQPHGKHSLFIGGLFAYDLVANFEPLGNASSSNQCPDYVFYVAETLLIVDHQTQSCLLQATSFDAKADAAELELRMRAIEAACQAPSSLPPAVQLDDVTVKTNIADDEFCQIVSDLKPFVVKGDVFQVVPSRRFTLPCPSPLAAYKALKQSNPSPYMFYMQDELFTLFGASPESALKYETDTNQVEIYPIAGTRRRGKYADGSIDFDLDSRIELELRTDGKENAEHMMLVDLARNDVARISTAGTRHVADLLKVDRYSHVMHLVSRVVGQLRDDLDALHAYQACMNMGTLTGAPKIRAMQLIRDVEKARRGSYGGAVGYLTGEGTLDTCIVIRSAYVENGIAQVQAGAGVVYDSDPQAEADETRGKAQAVITAIQTAHQAK
- a CDS encoding aminodeoxychorismate/anthranilate synthase component II; translation: MANIIFIDNFDSFTYNLVDQFRSLGHDVTIYRNHIAAAQIEQAVLKLDNPVVLLSPGPGAPADAGCMPELIQRLKGKVPMIGICLGHQAIVEAYGGVVAGAGNIVHGKVSMMAHQNHTIYQSLPSPLAIARYHSLVAVTVPESLTVTAEVDGLVMSVVQEQDKVCGFQFHPESIMTTYGATLLANAIDWALERKNG
- the trpD gene encoding anthranilate phosphoribosyltransferase is translated as MEQIINKLFDQQSLTETESQQLFDTIIRGELDPVLMASVLTALKIKGETPTEIAGAAKALLDNAKPFPRPDYDFADIVGTGGDGHDTINISTTAAFVAAACGLKVAKHGNRSVSSQSGSSDLLDSFGINLAMSADDTREAVDDLGVAFLFAPQYHGGVRHAMPVRQTLKTRTIFNILGPLINPARPNIELMGVYSEELVRPIAETMLKMNMKRAAVVHGSGLDEVAIHGTTTVAEIKDGEIHEYTLTPEDFGVERYPLEAIKGGDPEENKAIITNILTGNGTEAQLGAVAVNVALLMRLFGHEDLKANTQRALHAMNSGKAFKLVEQLAERG
- the trpB gene encoding tryptophan synthase subunit beta, with amino-acid sequence MAKLNAYFGEYGGQYVPQILVPALDQLEQAFIDAQEDPEFRSEFMSLLQEYAGRPTALTLTRNLTAGTKTKLYLKREDLLHGGAHKTNQVLGQALLAKRMGKNEIIAETGAGQHGVATALACALLGLKCRVYMGAKDVERQSPNVFRMKLMGAEVIPVHSGSATLKDACNEALRDWSGSYETAHYLLGTAAGPHPFPTIVREFQHIIGEETKNQILAREGRLPDAVIACVGGGSNAIGMFADFIDEESVRLIGVEPAGKGIDTDQHGAPLKHGKTGIFFGMKAPLMQDPNGQVEESYSVSAGLDFPSVGPQHAYLNAIGRAEYDNVTDDEALDAFQELARSEGIIPALESAHALAHALRMARSNPEKEQLLVVNLSGRGDKDIFTVHAILQEKGVF
- the trpA gene encoding tryptophan synthase subunit alpha; its protein translation is MNRYQLMFERLAAKKQGAFVPFVTVCDPNPEQSLEIMRTLANSGADALELGIPFSDPLADGPTIQGANIRALESGATPDICFELISKIRAEYPDLPIGLLMYANLVFSRGVENFYQRCADAGVDSVLIADVPTNESAEFVTAAKKYGIHPIFIAPPTASDETLQSVAELGSGYTYLLSRAGVTGAETKANMPVNHMLERLNQYDAPPALLGFGISEPEQVKQALDAGAAGAISGSAVVKIIEANQEQPAQMLEKLGVFITSMKAATSL